One window from the genome of Pedobacter schmidteae encodes:
- a CDS encoding GNAT family N-acetyltransferase yields MLEIKLPELPDIETDRLLLRQHRLADATALFQLRTNPDVMRYIDRPRHESVKESEAFIQTLNENFGKDMNLVWAITLKENSEHLIGNLGYWRTDPANYRAELGYMLHPDYWRKGILSEGLRAVIDFGFNTVGLNSICANINPGNDASRQLLLKHGFIKEAYFKEDYYFEGKFLDSEIYGLLSSAASTR; encoded by the coding sequence ATGCTCGAAATCAAACTACCCGAACTTCCGGATATAGAAACGGATAGATTATTATTGCGCCAGCATCGGCTTGCAGATGCCACAGCATTATTTCAGTTACGTACCAATCCTGATGTGATGCGTTATATTGATCGTCCGCGTCACGAAAGTGTTAAAGAATCGGAAGCATTTATCCAGACCCTCAACGAGAATTTTGGTAAGGACATGAATTTGGTTTGGGCCATTACCCTTAAAGAAAATTCTGAACATTTGATTGGCAATCTGGGCTACTGGCGTACCGACCCGGCCAACTACAGGGCCGAGCTGGGTTATATGTTGCATCCTGATTATTGGCGTAAAGGTATACTTTCGGAAGGGCTAAGGGCTGTTATTGATTTTGGGTTCAATACTGTTGGTCTGAATTCTATCTGTGCGAACATCAATCCGGGAAATGATGCGTCGAGGCAGCTCCTGCTCAAACATGGCTTTATAAAGGAGGCCTATTTCAAGGAAGATTACTATTTTGAAGGTAAGTTTTTGGATAGTGAAATTTATGGCCTGCTTTCTTCCGCCGCTTCCACCAGGTAA
- a CDS encoding VOC family protein, with the protein MKRIFILTLLSVTLYPLQKAMAQQATEKKKSTAILNHIAVYTADLKTATDFYAAVFELEQIPEPFKDGRHTWFSLGAAGQLHIIQGGKTSITYDRNDHLCFSVPSVEEFTQKLTALGITYENWAGAKATVTKRVDGIKQIYFKDPDGHWLEVNDDHK; encoded by the coding sequence ATGAAGAGAATATTTATTTTAACCTTATTATCAGTAACCTTATATCCGCTCCAAAAAGCTATGGCACAACAGGCAACAGAAAAGAAAAAAAGTACAGCAATACTGAACCACATTGCCGTTTATACAGCAGACTTGAAGACGGCAACTGATTTTTATGCCGCTGTATTTGAACTGGAGCAAATTCCTGAACCTTTTAAGGACGGCAGGCACACCTGGTTTTCGCTAGGCGCAGCCGGTCAGCTACACATTATTCAGGGTGGAAAAACAAGTATCACGTATGACAGAAATGATCATCTTTGTTTCAGTGTGCCTTCGGTGGAAGAATTTACACAAAAATTAACTGCATTAGGTATCACTTACGAGAACTGGGCCGGCGCCAAAGCCACCGTTACAAAAAGGGTAGATGGTATCAAACAGATTTATTTTAAAGATCCGGATGGGCATTGGCTTGAAGTAAATGACGATCATAAATAA
- a CDS encoding AraC family transcriptional regulator, protein MFFSRFGQLLVLLLVNSKHHNLFPFFHQLFTPFYYASSACFFLYITSLVNGRERLEKNEWLHFVPLGLAIIHVVLWPFVPPINWNVIALDLTHNKQLFISERSGLFPAYFYYLGRPALVLGYLVATWYVVVKSGIFRERKASAGGKKWVLFFLKVGTFFQLISFLPMMSDGLDNPVISSSIFALSCMVLLVIMIFVLHNPGVLYGYLFVAVDWNSPADRSENIRVIPTPEPSVAAPAVKRINLLPDQLSAYAESMKSFMEEKKTYLEPDFQIVDLALALNVPVHHCSFVLNNLIGKNFRDWINGYRIRYFIGQYPLKSEKMIIEAIARESGFKSQRTFYNAFKKETGLMPKVYFSGEKRSDFLKTIATIE, encoded by the coding sequence ATGTTTTTTTCTAGATTTGGTCAGTTGCTGGTTTTGTTGCTGGTCAACTCAAAGCACCACAATCTTTTTCCTTTCTTTCATCAGCTGTTTACCCCATTCTATTACGCCTCTTCTGCTTGTTTTTTTCTTTACATTACCAGTCTTGTAAACGGACGTGAAAGACTTGAAAAAAATGAATGGTTACATTTTGTTCCGCTTGGTTTGGCTATCATTCACGTAGTTCTCTGGCCATTTGTTCCTCCAATCAACTGGAATGTTATTGCGCTTGATTTGACCCACAATAAACAGCTCTTTATTTCTGAAAGAAGTGGCCTTTTTCCAGCTTATTTTTATTACCTGGGGCGGCCCGCATTAGTGTTGGGCTATTTGGTAGCCACCTGGTATGTAGTTGTTAAATCCGGTATATTCCGGGAGAGAAAAGCATCGGCGGGGGGCAAAAAATGGGTGCTCTTTTTTCTTAAGGTGGGTACTTTTTTTCAGCTGATCTCTTTTCTGCCCATGATGTCGGACGGCCTGGACAATCCGGTGATCAGCTCCTCAATATTTGCACTAAGTTGTATGGTCCTGCTGGTTATTATGATATTTGTGCTGCACAATCCCGGGGTTCTTTATGGATATCTGTTTGTTGCGGTAGATTGGAATTCCCCTGCTGACCGATCTGAAAATATCAGGGTAATTCCTACTCCTGAACCTTCGGTGGCTGCCCCTGCAGTAAAAAGGATAAATCTGCTGCCTGATCAGCTCTCAGCCTATGCTGAGTCTATGAAGTCATTTATGGAAGAAAAAAAAACATATCTGGAGCCGGACTTTCAGATTGTTGATCTGGCCCTGGCATTAAACGTCCCCGTTCATCATTGCTCTTTTGTTTTAAATAACCTGATTGGAAAAAACTTTCGCGACTGGATCAACGGCTATCGGATTCGTTATTTTATAGGGCAGTACCCTTTGAAATCCGAAAAAATGATCATCGAAGCCATCGCTCGCGAATCGGGCTTTAAAAGTCAGCGTACTTTTTACAATGCCTTTAAAAAAGAAACCGGCCTGATGCCTAAAGTCTATTTTTCAGGAGAAAAGCGCTCAGATTTCCTAAAAACTATTGCAACTATTGAATAG